The region ccagagccaaaatgccccaagaacccgagcctagcgctgtagtgcccaaaggctagctctacagcgctagtcacagacctgCAACACCATGTTGTTCTTCCTTGTTTTTCCTCCAACCAAAACCcctggaacccttccaaacctcaactatacttcaaagcaagcctaccaatCGCTACACCTCACCCCAAATGACCCAACAACCTCAattctaaccacatgcatcatcaagcaAAGAAAACAAGCATTGAACTCATAATTCAAGAACTCATATGAAAACCAGCAACTACCTAGGAATTCAAGATGACCAAACCCATAAATCCTCACCTTTTATGGAGAGCCCAAACCTAGGTTGCCTCTAGTATCCTTCCAGTCCTTAGCTCCTCAATTACCAAAGATCAATTCCCTTAAGTTCCATCCAAAATTCAAGTTTAGAAATCCATTCTAGCAAAGTTTAGAAAACTCAACAGAACCCTGTCAACTcctttagcttcaccaaggtctctaGCCCCAAGTTCCAGCCTGAGCTTTCTCTaagattccagctccaaaactcacaaggaaTAGTGAGGAATAGAGCAAACCGAATGGagaagaaagagtccctatttttcttctttctttctttctgcttTTACTATTTTCTACAACTTTCACTAAGTGCATAAAGGCAGAAAACATCCTTATCACTTCTTAACCAGcaaaatgactatttttccctcccTTTATAAACCTAAGTATTAAATCATCCtaagggcatttcagtcattactcccaattcccgctaattcctcgagtgtccctaataattaccgcttgcatcccgacacctaactaatcaccaattattttcctcagtatcaaaaagtctccaatatatttcccaaatttccaaaaatacccccaggctcccccgagccgggtataaatccccactgtgacttttttgctaaatcGCTCAtgaggatcgccttgagtctcaaacctcaaatatatccacataataatgtggtctcaacaatttatcacaaataatcatgtttatgccctcaacgggccaaaaatacaattatacccttataacctaattagggcctacatgcatactaatactcatagtcatgcatctcatatattcatataataatataagcatgcttatcacataatcatgcatctaatcatatccatatactcatttagtcatgcatgccatatagtcatgcatttaatcatccATTCACATAGATACCAATATGCcccctagcacactaatcaagggccTTAAGCAtcattagcaattttgggttgttaaATCAAGTCTCAAATGACCATCGATTGGTGAATGTTGAACTACTATATATTAACTGAGATTATCAGAAGTTCTCTCTTTCATCGTGTCCGGGTCCAATACAATGTATATTGTATAATGTACCTCTATATCTTTGTGTCTCTACACTTAACATTCTAGATAAAATTTTCTGTCTTAAACAGAAGTTAGACCATAATCAtgatctttattaaataaagctcccattttatttagcgattacagaaaatttttatattattatcttgaattaaatcctctagtgtatatgtatatatcattatacatatacttaattcaagaccactttaacaatattggatcttcatgacaAATGGCATGTAttaataaatacaaatatgagtggaaaatattaactttattcaattaacagtaatcgttcatacagaaatacactttaagggcacaaatccaaACAATCTCCTACTTGCCCTTAAGCATATGAGAAATGACTATCAAAACTTGTAGCAGGCAGCATCTTTGTAAAGGGGTCAGCATGGTTGTTAACTGATTCATATGCTTGACTCTCTTATGGCTTCTCTTCTTTTCTTGAGTTGGCAACTGCTCCGCTGGTGTCACAGTAGAGTAAATTTGGTTTATTCATGTTTGGAACAATTTCTAGATCACCCAAAAATTTCCTAAGCCACACAACCTCCTTTGTTGCTTCGCTTTCAACAACATATtctgcttccatggtggagtcacCAATGCAAGCTTGCTTTATACTCCTCCATATAATTGCTCCACCCCGAAGTGTGAAATCAGATCCAGACGTAGATTTCCTAGAATCTTTGTCGGACTGGAAGTCAGAATCTATATAACTGATTGGAATCAAATTCTCTCCgtaatatactagcatatagtcccTCGTTATCCTAAGATACTTCATAATGTGTTTGACTAATATTGAGTGATCGAATCCTTGATTTGACCGATACCCACTGACTATACCCACAGCGTAGAAAATTTCATGTCTGGTTcgtaacattgcatacattaagcttcATACTGTGGAGGCATAGGGTATCGGTCTCATTTACTCTTTGTCTTggggtgtcttaggacattggttCTTGGAGAGGTGAATACCTTGATGAGATGGGAGGTTTCtcttcttggagttttgcatcgTATAAATCACAAGTATTTTATCTACATAAGATGCTTGAGACTGTGATAACAACTTCTTCTTGCAGTCACGAATTAATTGTATCCCAAGAATAGCTTGCCTCTCCCAAATTATTCATTTGGAATTGGTTGGCTAGCCAGACTTTTATGTTAGATAATTATTCACATCATTCTCAATGAGTAATATCTCATCTTTGTATAAAACTAGAAAGAACACTATGTCCTTGTCGATTTGCTTGTATACACAAGGCTGATCaacattttgataaaaaaaatatgatttaacAGCCTAGTAAAATATTATATTCCATGATCTGgacgcttgcttaagtccatgAATGGGCCTTTGCagtttgcaaaccttttgctcttttCCTTGATCTATGAAACCCTCTGGTTGTACCATAAAGATATTTCCATCAAGGTGGAGTACATCGATTCCATCTTGAATTTCATAAATTCAAGCCATTGTTCCTTATTAGGATCATTCATCGTTTGACTAAAAGTCAACGGGTCATCAACATTGTCTCCGAATCTAGTGTAACGAACCGGTTGTTGAACAactctcccactacgacgaacTACTGTAGTATCGTAGTTTGGTATTGTGGTCTGTTATGTTCCAACTTCTAAAGTTGGTTGTGGTGTGATTTTATCACCAAGTAACTCCTCGAGTACAACCTTACTTCGAGGTTTGAGGTCCCTCATAAAGTCTTCTTCCAGAAAAGTAgtatttgtcgatacaaatattttattttttgtcgGACTATAGAAGTAAACTTCTCTAGTGCCTTTGGGGTATCCAACAAATAAGCATACTTTAGATCTAGGTTCCAATGTCCCAGTCTTAGCTTTTAGCACATGTGATGTACATCCCCAGCACATGCCTCAGACAAGGTTTTCGACTTGTCCATAATTCTGATGGTGTCTTAGCTACAAACATAGATGTAACTAGGTTTAAGATTTATGCAGCTGTTTGTAaagcatatccccaaaatgataggGGCAACAATGAGTAACTGAACATTGATCTTTCCATGTCCTGCAAAGTCCTATTCATCCTTTTCGCAACACCatttttgtaacgtcccaaatttgctaataaggcttagtgccttcattagcatgtcgggagggcaatagctaatttaattatattaatacatggattaaatgattatgtgattagaaatgcatgtttaggtgaattaaatatgcatgtgggcccatgttggttaataggggcatatttgtaattttggtttgTTGGGGGAATAAATACAAATTATATGTGCGTTGTacttgataccacaagattgtggtgatatatttgtgatgtgtgattcgAGACGGTCCTATGGAGCAGAATAACGAAATAGTCAAAACGGGGttgaatacctggctcggggtgagcctagggatattatGGGGACATAGCACGTGTTTGGGATTTTTGAGAAATGGGTGGTGATTTAGTGATTGCTTAAGTATGTCGGGGGTTAAATGGGGAAGTAtaagaacacttgaggaattagcgggatctTTCAAGTGGCAGGATTGCCCTAggtggcattaaaggattaaggatatACTTAGGGCATCTTGGACACTTTGCAACTGAGATAGGCTTAGGTTAATCAAGATACTAGAACTaaggagagaaaaaaaaacaaaacaacctCAACTCAgctctccttctttctctctctcgtgtaCATCTTTCCTCTCTATGGTGTGCTTGAAGTTTTGGTGAATTCCTGAGAATCTGGCTGAGAATTGAAGCTGGGGACTTGGGGAAAACAAGCTAAAGGTATTGGGGAATTGGCTCAAGGTCAAAATCATCATAAAGGTAAGGTCTAGAGCaagatttttttataaattcctCTGAAGTTTTAGTGTTTCGAGGTTTAATTGAACTCAAGTGATTGAGTTAAGTGATAATGAGGTTGTGGTATAGTTTTTTGGGTTCATGTACTCTACTGGGCATAGTGGAAGTGTTTTGGGTCTTAATTCTTGCTTTAGAGTATGTTTAGATTGACTTTCAGAAGGTTTGGGATTGTGAAAATGCATGgctttctgggttttggggctcaagcacgaccctgttcttcaggcactgtgacccgcatgaactcagaggcttgGGAGACTCAGATTTTACCCAGGCATCGCGACGTAGGCTGAGGCATGCTGACATGTCTCCTTGgcgagagcccaaggctctctgacATGTAGTGGGTCGTGACTCAAATTAGGGAAAGTgacaaaaatagggttttaagctcgggaacccaaatcttaaggctcgggaaggattataCTACCtgttttagtagaatttgaggtcccgaacGCTAGTATTTTAATCCGAAGTTATTAATTGGTTATGGATTGATGGATGTTTAtttattattgcgttgtgactaggttttacgtgAAGGCTCGGGTTtaagggattgtgctcgggatcacATCAACCAatcagctcaggacacaggtaagaaaattgtttatgcccgtagagcagggcatgtcTTGATTATCTTTGTGGAATGGTTTATGTAAATGTTTATGACTTGTTGTGTAATGTGTGTATGATTGTGAATAAATGATGAAGGCTGGGAACGAAAAATACCGGGAACGGAAAATGCCAGGAACAGCAATGGCTGAGAACTGCGAAGGCCAATAACagcaaaggccgagaacagcgaagACATGATCAATGaaggccgctagggcgagaccctttaagggtgctgtatccacccgatcggtgaagaccatgaacccagtgcctggtaaagcacctgggtcggcataggccaCTATATGTTTAATCTGCTGTCTGTTTAAGTTGTATATTATTGGATTGGATTGTgatatgctatgtgttgagttttcttgatgggcctcgactcacgggtgctctatggtttagataagggcaagggaaatgttGACCAACCATGACTTGGAGAGCGTGGAGAGacatgtacatgttcggcctacctggtgGCCACGACCAGAGCTTTTTGAGGAACTTACTTTAAATGGTCGATTTTATCGTTTAGGTAAACTATATTGAAACTTTGAATTGTAATCgaaacttttgagttgtaatacatttttgaaatagtattttgggatcctagatGTATAAATTTTATTACATTAATGAGTGTCCAAATCATTTATAACCAACGTTaatcaaatgagtctttatttcaatttaatcacactttataacctaaaatctcgattagcgagttaatggcatatttgtaaatcacatggtaatgaatcTAAGGTAGTAGTGTATTACAACTTgttatcagagcatgccaagttTTATGGTTTCTGATCGATCGAACATGAACGCTCTCTGCTAGAGAAAAGCTCAACTCGGGGTTGGTCGGTATTAAATGAGTTATGCATTTAATTACTTGTCTGAGTCGCCCTGTTTGCCTGAATATTATGGATAGAGTATGATGAATATGTTTCTATATATGTACAATGCTAGGGCACGACCCCTTGATTTTTATATGCTTATCCAATGTGTGCAACGTGTTGAATTGATGTTTGTATTGGATTGATGGGATTGGGAGGTGATTTTGGATGTTATTATCGTGACTGATGTGCAGCGTCATTGATTACAAGTATATTGAAGCTATGCCTCAGCGATTGATTAGACTCCGCGGAAATATGGCtgaagatgacaaccagggttaggaccctccacctgccccaccaaaCTTGCAATagttgtttgccgaaatggaagctagacttcagcGAACGGAAGATGAGCTTCGATAATTGAGGGAAACGACCCCTCCTCGGGGTGTTGGGTTACCAATTCCAAAGGTTGTGGCACCAATGCCAACCCAGCCTATTATGGAGAACAGGTGACAGCCTTTATATGAGTGGGTTaggaagcagcaccctcccacctttgagggtggcccAGATCCCTTatgggcagagtagtggatgaatatgatttcttccatcctagattttatgagagtggaagggaacgagagggtggcctgtgccagttacatgttgagagaagatgcttGCATCTGGTGAAAAGTTGTATCCCAGAGGAGggatgtgacagttatgacctgggaagaatttagagatgtcttcaacgagaaatactacagtgccGCAATCCGAACAGCAAAGGGGGATGAGTttgtcaacctgactcagaacagaaTGACGGTTACAGAATATGCACTGAAGTTCGACCAGTTGGCGAAGTTTGCGTTgaacttggtgcctactgatatggcacgaAGGGATCGATTTGTACAGGGGTTGAACACCATGTTAGCTcatgatgttaagataacattAGATCTTAGGACTACCACCTATGCTCAGgtagttgagaaggcccttacaactgagggggctGAAGACTATATATGGAGAGAAGGCGCTGCAAGGTGTGATGCTCGAAGGAGGGTGCCTCCTTTCACTTGTTCTAGCCGGGGTAGGGGtccctagtgagcagaagagaaaggccccagattcttttgtccCTCCTGTTttagataggagggcatggggcACTTTCAGTGGTTGTCAGGGCGGGGGAAAGAACTGGAGAAGCTTCCCAGAGTGTCCTTAGTGTAGGCAATGACATCAAGGGGAATgcagagtcagagcatgcttcACTTGTGGGAGTTTCAATCTCTCGAGGAACGACTGCCCATaagccagaaaagaagaaccgAAGAAGAGTGAGagcctcactccagccagagtgtTCACCTTAACCCAGgtcgaggctgaggctagtccctcggtcatgacaggtgagatttctagtgttggtttttcatttactacattgattgatttaggttctactcattcatttgtatcttctagagtgatagatcgtttgtgtagaccttgtgattagtatgctaggggattcaggacattgttgccaactggggaactggtagtctcttgGAGATGGGTTAGAGTATTATCGGTAGAAATAGACAATAGGGAGTtctctgtggatctgattgagctagcgaTGCATGACTTtggtatgattcaggggatggaCTAGTTATCAAAGTACATGGCGACGATAGACTACAAGCGAAGAATGGTGACCCTTGAACCAGAAGTGGaggaaccctttgtgtttgtaGGGAAAGTGAGTGGGCCACGAGTACTTATGGTCtctgcattgaaggctagagacctaatgcaagaaggttgcataggattcctagcaaacataggggatacctctaggattgtttcagttggaccgggtgagaccagactagtgtgtgagttttCCGATGTATTTCCAGCAGACCTGTTAAGGTTGCCGCCACATCGAaagatcgagttcgtcatagagttagTGCTAGGGGTagagccaatatctaggacaTCTTAAAGAATGGCttcagcagagttgaaggaattaaagattAAGTTGTAGGAGTTattggatctaggattcattagacccagtttttcgccatggggtgctccagtattgtttgtcaaaaagaaggatgggacctcaaggatgtgcattgactgcAGAGAGTttaataagttgaccattaagaataagtatccactaaccaggatcgatgacttgtttgaccagcaaCATGGgaagatggtattctctaagattgaccttcggtctggctaccatgagttgaggattaaggagaagGACATACCAATGACCGCATTCCGTACAAGGTATGTACATTATGAATTCCTAGcgatgtcctttggattaaccaattccCCAGccgcctttatggacttgatgaatagggtcttcaaggattatatggataagtttgtaattgtattcatcgatgatatactggtgtattcccagtcagagacagagcacgagcagcatattcgtttggtactacaacggttgagagagcattGGCTATATGCTAAATTAAGGAAATGTGAGTTTGgttgccccaagtaacatttctgggccatatggTTTGTAAGGAGAGGATTCTGGTGGATCCAAGCAAGACTTAGTGTACCAGAGGAtaggagcttcttgggattatcagggtactatcggcgatttgttgatggattctctagaatagctacATCGTTGACTGAGCTAAcgcgtaagaagaccaagtatgtctggaTAGATAGATGTTAGAACAGTTCCAAGGAGTTGAAGCAGTGATTGATCACCGTTCCTGTATAGAGTCTTCCATTAGACAATAAGAcatttgtagtctactgcgatgcttcgaggcagggtttggggtgtgtattgatgcaagtctgaaaaagtgatagcctacatgtttagatagctaaaggagtatgagcagaggtatcccactcacgaTATGGAATTGGCAGcgatggtatttgcactgaaggtatggaggcattatctatatggagagaagtgcaaatatacactgaccataaaagtttaaagtatttctttactcagaaagacctgaatatgtgtcagaggcgttggctggagttggtgaaggactacgacTGTGACATTTTGTACCATCTAGGGAAgaccaatgtggtggccgacgcatagagttggaagggcccagggcagttattcagtttgaggcagatatcagagaggttagcagaagagatgaccagagcaggaatTGAATTGGAAGTTGGTaagctagccaatatcactctaCAGTCCACGCtcattgagaggatcaaggaagcacagaaGGAGGAACCAAAGTTGAGAAAACacagggaggatgtcttagctagggtggctagagacttttctataATAGAGgtgggtttattgaggtataaaggTCAGATTTGCGTGCCAATGGATTCCGATATCAGGCGAGAGATTTTATATgagtctcatactacaccttattccttacatctggatacaacgaagatgtaccaagacttgagaactttgtattggtggctaaGGATGTAGAAGGAagtagtggattatgtggccaagtgtttaacctatcagcaggtgaaggctgaatatcagaggccagcaggattgcgataacctctagggattccgaagtggaagtgggaggatatcaccatggacttcgtggttggattgtcGAAGACAGTGGGGCAGCACGATTCAGTGTggatgattgtggataggtacaccaaatcagcgaACTTTTTGCTTGTTGCTTCCTCAAGAGGCGAATCTCATCCTCCTACCTCAgtaacctggcttgcatatcaacaacCACCTGTTTCCAGTTTTCTAGAGCTGGAGGTGGGGCCTGGCCATCAtcattctcttccctggcctATATATCTTGGCAAGCCAACCTCTCTAACCTTCCAAGAAGCATACTTATAACTATCCCACTCGGCAGTGGTCAAATCggccgttaggtaagtaataactatacctctttcTGCTTGacggtccaagaccgaacaaacaaaTAGATGTAATGCTAATAtgcatgccaacacataatatattcaatcatggtgctaataagcacttcatGATATTCATCAGTAAATAACAATGCTACTAAGCATTTCttgcattcataagcaattaacgatgCAAATAAGCACGTTCAAACATTTAGAcatgtataacaatgctaataaacatgttcTTTAATCCATGCCAGTATTAACTGTGCTAATAAGCTTTTCCTGACGTATATGCACATAACAACACTAATAAGTGTGCCTTGGCCTACATTTCcacataacaatgctaataagtagCTCCTTTGCATCCacatgcaataacaatgctaataagcatgttctatatcgttcatgcaatagtcaagggtcaggcccaatcagaatatctcatgcttcctaatcatGCATGCAggtaaggcatttatatcctatttaagtagttaaacacataaccacataaatagttaccgaaccctgaatCAAGTTTTTCTTTAGTGGtaagtgtacatgcccatctAGTCTTCAAGAACCCCTAAACATTACcagctctgatactaagttgtaacatcctcctaatccagcatcgttacactgtgtactttaaatagtgtcagacttgctaattaagtcgttTGCATATACATATGTAaataaggttaatgtcaagggttcgGGTTAAAAATGTAATGCcctaggtagccaagaccgttacattgtatgtttataaaggtgcaagacttgttaatcaagtcgtttagttagaaacgtgttacagaaactataattgaactagggttaaaagattttggtcataaatgatacatttcatttaaataaatattttgtacatgggatcccaaaagaaatagagtttaaatgaCAGTTTACAAAACTCCAGGATATATATAACTAccggccactctaatggcaaaatagacattttaggttcacttgtccctgtaccatctctcgaccgtggtggccaatcaactgactatgtacattcaaccccagagctctccaactcaggactggtcgaccttgcccttgcctttacctgtaccacgcagcacccgtgagccgccCAGCAAGAAAGCCATGTTACAGAGCATAAACGATAATGAACAGTAAAATATTTCACGAATCATCACTCAGAAATTCAACAGGCCATATTGCCCACATAATCAAAGACATCAAAGTGTAAGCCAATAATTAGTAATCCATATAACAAACTTGTCACAATCATCagttaaacaacaataaacatgtcacacaatatctagggtcgatgcccttagggcGCACCCtttgattatcccactgactccggctcgcttaggccgagctcagtgattatgtacttgACCTCAGCTACTAATGGCCGAGCCATGACTTGTGCACAattattgattccgacactcttaggtcatttatcgcATGtacccatggcataataccatcttatgacaccacatacaaatatagggaactcttagtcccaacgtAATCACAaaactgggtgcagtttcttacctttgattccgattgctttgattaataaaaacggacttcaagcacgatcccgtctgagccctagcccaacctcgggaccaatcccaagctcttgggaagcccaattccacc is a window of Humulus lupulus chromosome 4, drHumLupu1.1, whole genome shotgun sequence DNA encoding:
- the LOC133832587 gene encoding secreted RxLR effector protein 161-like, whose amino-acid sequence is MYAMLRTRHEIFYAVGIVSGYRSNQGFDHSILVKHIMKYLRITRDYMLVYYGENLIPISYIDSDFQSDKDSRKSTSGSDFTLRGGAIIWRSIKQACIGDSTMEAEYVVESEATKEVVWLRKFLGDLEIVPNMNKPNLLYCDTSGAVANSRKEEKP